In the Telopea speciosissima isolate NSW1024214 ecotype Mountain lineage chromosome 2, Tspe_v1, whole genome shotgun sequence genome, one interval contains:
- the LOC122650253 gene encoding serine/threonine-protein kinase GRIK2-like isoform X1 — protein sequence MFWKNHIGRASEMGCCSCFGFIRKPKGDLRPAPGSRFSQEFLLEDDDVDGALYNGEETNLLHGGDGELHNRSKRSEEILMLRFRSGKICREVPVKETHQLIRSEDENGNKMINEYVRVCKIGSGSYGKVVLYQSSVDGKRYAIKAFHKSHLSKLRVAPSETAMTDVLREVSIMKILDHPNIVNLIEVIDDPNTDHFYMVLEYVEGRWVCESGPRGGLGESIARKYLRDIVAGLMYLHDHNIVHGDIKPDNLLVTSTGTVKIGDFSVSQVFEDDNDELRRSPGTPVFTAPECCLGLTYHGKAADTWAVGVTLYCMVLGQYPFLGDTLQDTYDKIVNNALLIPEGINPQLKNLLEGLLCKDPKQRLTLEAVAQHPWVLGNEGPIPQFICRCKRESFPQEESGNRVNGDYMTSAN from the exons ATGTTTTGGAAAAATCATATTGGCAGGGCCTCAGAAATGGGGTGCTGTAGTTGCTTTGGGTTCATTAGGAAGCCCAAAGGTGACCTGAGGCCTGCCCCTGGCAGTCGTTTCTCTCAAGAATTTTTGCTggaagatgatgatgttgatggtgCTTTATATAATGGTGAAGAAACTAATCTCCTTCATGGAGGTGATGGTGAATTGCACAATCGTAGTAAGCGTTCTGAAGAGATTCTCATGCTTAGATTCCGAAGTGGAAAGATATGCAGGGAAGTACCTGTGAAGGAAACTCATCAACTCATTCGCTCAGAG GATGAGAATGGAAATAAGATGATTAATGAGTATGTACGTGTGTGCAAGATTGGTTCTGGAAGCTACGGGAAAGTG GTTTTATACCAAAGCAGTGTTGATGGAAAGCGTTATGCCATTAAg GCTTTTCACAAGTCTCATTTATCAAAGCTGCGAGTAGCACCATCAGAGACTGCAATGACTGATGTTCTTAGGGAG GTTTCAATCATGAAAATATTGGATCATCCCAATATAGTCAATCTGATTGAGGTGATTGATGACCCAAACACAGATCACTTTTATATGG ttCTTGAATATGTGGAAGGCAGGTGGGTGTGTGAGTCTGGTCCACGTGGTGGCTTAGGAGAAAGCATTGCCCGAAAGTATTTGCGAGATATAGTTGCTGGATTGATGTATCTGCATGATCAT AATATTGTGCATGGAGACATCAAACCTGATAATCTTTTGGTTACGAGTACCGGTACAGTGAAGATAGGAGACTTTAGTGTCAGCCAGGTGTTTGAG GATGATAATGATGAGCTTCGACGGTCTCCTGGGACTCCTGTATTCACTGCACCTGAGTGCTGTTTAG GTTTAACCTACCATGGTAAAGCGGCAGATACATGGGCTGTTGGTGTCACTTTGTACTGTATGGTTCTGGGTCAATACCCCTTTCTTGGAGACACACTGCAAGATACATATGACAAG ATAGTTAATAATGCTTTATTGATCCCGGAGGGCATCAACCCACAGCTAAAGAACTTACTGGAAGGACTTCTCTGCAAAG ATCCAAAACAGAGGCTTACTTTGGAAGCTGTTGCACAACATCCTTGGGTGCTTGGGAACGAAGGACCTATCCCTCAGTTTATCTGCCGGTGCAAGCGTGAGAGCTTTCCACAGGAAGAATCTGGCAACAGAGTAAATGGTGATTATATGACCAGCGCTAACTGA
- the LOC122650254 gene encoding F-box/kelch-repeat protein At5g60570-like, translating to MNLQADESKRLFDFNLPCLADKSCSDLVGDGRYVALEMGSEVGDYDGRCKNHRVAAGSCDSLIPGLHDDIALTCLSWACRSDYTTLACLNRRFNSLIQSGCLYGLRKQMGIAEHWVYLVCDPRGWEAFDPMRKKWMRLPKIPCDECFNHADKESLAVGSQLLVFGRELLDFATWKYSLVRRNWGKCQGMNFPRCLFGSSSFGSIAIVAGGSDKNGKILESAELYDSETGSWELLPNMHSPRKLCSGFFMDGKFYVIGGMSSPTVSLTCGEEYNLETRKWRKIDGMYPNVNKVAQAPPLVAVVDNQLYAVEHSTNMVKKYDKEKNTWAVLGRLPVRADSSNGWGLAFKACGKELLVVGGQRGPEGDGIVLNSWCPKSGVKNGTLEWKVLGVKEHVGVFVYNCAVMGC from the coding sequence ATGAATCTTCAAGCCGATGAGTCGAAGAGACTATTTGATTTCAATCTCCCGTGCTTGGCGGACAAATCTTGCTCTGATTTAGTTGGAGACGGAAGATACGTTGCCCTAGAGATGGGATCTGAGGTAGGAGATTATGATGGTCGCTGTAAAAATCACCGCGTTGCTGCTGGGTCATGTGATTCTCTTATTCCTGGTCTACATGATGACATTGCTCTGACCTGCCTTTCCTGGGCATGCCGATCAGATTATACTACGCTTGCTTGCCTCAACAGGAGATTCAATTCGTTGATACAAAGTGGCTGCCTCTATGGATTGCGGAAGCAGATGGGTATCGCCGAGCACTGGGTGTACTTGGTCTGTGACCCACGGGGGTGGGAAGCTTTCGACCCCATGAGAAAGAAATGGATGAGATTGCCCAAGATCCCTTGTGATGAGTGCTTCAATCATGCAGACAAGGAGTCATTAGCTGTGGGCAGTCAATTACTGGTTTTTGGCCGGGAGTTGTTGGATTTCGCCACCTGGAAGTACAGTTTGGTTCGTCGGAATTGGGGGAAGTGTCAGGGAATGAACTTTCCTCGATGCTTGTTCGGTTCGAGTAGCTTTGGTTCGATTGCCATTGTTGCAGGAGGAAGTGATAAGAATGGAAAGATATTGGAATCTGCTGAGCTCTACGATTCTGAGACAGGTAGTTGGGAGCTGTTACCAAACATGCACTCCCCGCGTAAGTTGTGCTCTGGTTTCTTCATGGATGGGAAGTTCTATGTGATAGGTGGGATGTCAAGTCCTACGGTCTCATTGACTTGTGGGGAAGAGTACAACCTTGAGACGAGGAAATGGAGGAAAATTGATGGAATGTACCCAAATGTTAATAAGGTGGCTCAGGCACCTCCGCTTGTGGCAGTGGTGGATAACCAGCTCTATGCGGTTGAGCACTCAACCAATATGGTGAAAAAGTATGATAAGGAGAAGAACACTTGGGCTGTCTTGGGAAGACTCCCTGTGAGAGCTGATTCTTCAAATGGTTGGGGCCTGGCTTTCAAAGCATGCGGCAAGGAACTGTTGGTTGTAGGTGGACAGAGGGGCCCTGAAGGTGATGGTATTGTGTTGAACTCTTGGTGTCCAAAGTCAGGGGTCAAAAATGGGACCTTGGAGTGGAAGGTGCTCGGTGTGAAGGAGCATGTTGGGGTGTTCGTCTATAACTGTGCGGTCATGGGCTGTTGA
- the LOC122650253 gene encoding serine/threonine-protein kinase GRIK2-like isoform X2 — protein sequence MGCCSCFGFIRKPKGDLRPAPGSRFSQEFLLEDDDVDGALYNGEETNLLHGGDGELHNRSKRSEEILMLRFRSGKICREVPVKETHQLIRSEDENGNKMINEYVRVCKIGSGSYGKVVLYQSSVDGKRYAIKAFHKSHLSKLRVAPSETAMTDVLREVSIMKILDHPNIVNLIEVIDDPNTDHFYMVLEYVEGRWVCESGPRGGLGESIARKYLRDIVAGLMYLHDHNIVHGDIKPDNLLVTSTGTVKIGDFSVSQVFEDDNDELRRSPGTPVFTAPECCLGLTYHGKAADTWAVGVTLYCMVLGQYPFLGDTLQDTYDKIVNNALLIPEGINPQLKNLLEGLLCKDPKQRLTLEAVAQHPWVLGNEGPIPQFICRCKRESFPQEESGNRVNGDYMTSAN from the exons ATGGGGTGCTGTAGTTGCTTTGGGTTCATTAGGAAGCCCAAAGGTGACCTGAGGCCTGCCCCTGGCAGTCGTTTCTCTCAAGAATTTTTGCTggaagatgatgatgttgatggtgCTTTATATAATGGTGAAGAAACTAATCTCCTTCATGGAGGTGATGGTGAATTGCACAATCGTAGTAAGCGTTCTGAAGAGATTCTCATGCTTAGATTCCGAAGTGGAAAGATATGCAGGGAAGTACCTGTGAAGGAAACTCATCAACTCATTCGCTCAGAG GATGAGAATGGAAATAAGATGATTAATGAGTATGTACGTGTGTGCAAGATTGGTTCTGGAAGCTACGGGAAAGTG GTTTTATACCAAAGCAGTGTTGATGGAAAGCGTTATGCCATTAAg GCTTTTCACAAGTCTCATTTATCAAAGCTGCGAGTAGCACCATCAGAGACTGCAATGACTGATGTTCTTAGGGAG GTTTCAATCATGAAAATATTGGATCATCCCAATATAGTCAATCTGATTGAGGTGATTGATGACCCAAACACAGATCACTTTTATATGG ttCTTGAATATGTGGAAGGCAGGTGGGTGTGTGAGTCTGGTCCACGTGGTGGCTTAGGAGAAAGCATTGCCCGAAAGTATTTGCGAGATATAGTTGCTGGATTGATGTATCTGCATGATCAT AATATTGTGCATGGAGACATCAAACCTGATAATCTTTTGGTTACGAGTACCGGTACAGTGAAGATAGGAGACTTTAGTGTCAGCCAGGTGTTTGAG GATGATAATGATGAGCTTCGACGGTCTCCTGGGACTCCTGTATTCACTGCACCTGAGTGCTGTTTAG GTTTAACCTACCATGGTAAAGCGGCAGATACATGGGCTGTTGGTGTCACTTTGTACTGTATGGTTCTGGGTCAATACCCCTTTCTTGGAGACACACTGCAAGATACATATGACAAG ATAGTTAATAATGCTTTATTGATCCCGGAGGGCATCAACCCACAGCTAAAGAACTTACTGGAAGGACTTCTCTGCAAAG ATCCAAAACAGAGGCTTACTTTGGAAGCTGTTGCACAACATCCTTGGGTGCTTGGGAACGAAGGACCTATCCCTCAGTTTATCTGCCGGTGCAAGCGTGAGAGCTTTCCACAGGAAGAATCTGGCAACAGAGTAAATGGTGATTATATGACCAGCGCTAACTGA